Proteins from a genomic interval of Pseudomonas asplenii:
- a CDS encoding mechanosensitive ion channel family protein, with protein sequence MFARLFALPACLLICLLALLPLAPAQAVGLPSLLGSAEKTQPQPTEPLAQSLDEVIKNLENDQQRSKLLSDLKKLRDSTKKAQPAAEVGVLGLIGSTLSDFEKQFTGNDSPLNRWSLELDQAKQEMLALMLPASEWLPIIFAFALILLLWSCLAWAMIWLGHRVRLRFGLTEELPQHPRTVDLLRFALRKLGPWMIALLITVYLTYALPSSLGKDLAMALAYALVVGTCFSAICVIAFSLLDGPHRHQALHILRRRAFRPLWLIGSFAAFGEALSDPRLIASLGSHLAHTAATLINVMAALSSGLFILRFRRPIAHLIRNQPLSRRLTRRALSDTIDILGSFWFIPALILVAISLFATFFSAGDTSTALRQSLICTVLVVLCMVINGLVRRHALKPQRGHKRHTLYSERLKSFGYTLVHLFVWLVFIELGLRVWGMSLIRFTEGEGHEVSVRLFSLGGTLIFAWLVWILADTAVHHALTRSRKGLANARAQTMMPLIRNVLFVAIFIIALIVALANMGMNVTPLLAGAGVIGLAIGFGAQSLVADLITGLFIIIEDSLAIDDYVDVGGHLGTVEGLTIRTVRLRDIDGIVHTIPFSEIKSIKNYSREFGYAIFRVAIPYNMAIDDAIKLMRDVGQKMRTDPLQRRNIWSPLEIQGVESFESGSAILRARFKTAPIKQWEVSRAFNLALKRTMDEAGLDLATPRLSVQVVTAGGGAQSEQPARS encoded by the coding sequence CCAGTCCCTGGATGAGGTCATCAAGAATCTGGAGAACGATCAGCAACGCAGCAAGCTGCTGAGCGACCTGAAAAAGCTCCGGGACAGCACGAAAAAAGCCCAGCCGGCCGCTGAAGTCGGAGTACTGGGACTGATCGGCAGCACCTTGAGCGACTTCGAAAAACAGTTCACCGGCAATGACAGCCCGCTCAATCGCTGGTCGCTGGAACTCGACCAGGCCAAGCAGGAAATGCTGGCGCTGATGCTCCCGGCCAGCGAGTGGCTGCCGATCATCTTCGCCTTTGCCCTGATCCTGCTACTCTGGAGCTGTCTCGCCTGGGCGATGATCTGGCTCGGCCACCGGGTCCGTCTGCGCTTCGGCCTGACCGAGGAGTTGCCCCAGCATCCGCGCACCGTCGACCTGCTGCGCTTCGCCCTGCGCAAGCTCGGCCCGTGGATGATCGCCCTGCTGATCACCGTCTACCTGACCTACGCCCTGCCCTCGTCCCTGGGCAAGGATCTGGCGATGGCCCTGGCTTATGCGCTGGTGGTCGGTACCTGCTTTTCGGCGATCTGCGTCATCGCCTTCTCGCTGCTCGATGGGCCACACCGGCATCAGGCGTTGCACATCCTGCGACGTCGGGCCTTCCGGCCATTGTGGCTGATCGGCAGCTTCGCCGCGTTCGGCGAGGCGCTGAGTGACCCGCGCCTGATCGCCAGCCTCGGCAGCCACCTGGCGCACACCGCCGCGACCCTCATCAACGTCATGGCCGCGCTGTCCTCAGGGTTGTTCATCCTGCGCTTCCGCCGACCCATCGCCCACCTGATCCGCAACCAGCCGCTGTCCCGGCGCCTGACCCGTCGCGCCCTGAGCGATACCATCGATATTCTCGGCAGTTTCTGGTTCATCCCCGCGCTGATCCTCGTGGCGATCTCGCTGTTCGCAACGTTCTTTTCCGCCGGAGACACCAGTACCGCCCTGCGCCAGTCGCTGATCTGCACCGTGCTGGTCGTGCTGTGCATGGTGATCAACGGCCTGGTGCGGCGCCATGCGCTCAAACCACAACGCGGGCACAAGCGCCATACGCTGTATTCAGAGCGGTTGAAAAGTTTTGGCTACACCCTGGTGCATCTGTTCGTCTGGCTGGTGTTCATCGAACTCGGCCTGCGCGTCTGGGGCATGTCGCTGATCCGGTTCACCGAAGGCGAAGGGCATGAGGTCAGCGTCCGCCTGTTCAGCCTCGGCGGTACGCTGATCTTCGCCTGGCTGGTGTGGATTCTTGCCGACACGGCCGTACACCATGCCCTCACCCGCTCGCGCAAGGGCCTGGCCAATGCCCGGGCACAGACGATGATGCCGCTGATCCGCAACGTGCTGTTCGTGGCGATCTTCATCATCGCGCTGATCGTCGCCCTGGCAAACATGGGCATGAACGTCACGCCGCTTTTGGCCGGTGCCGGTGTGATCGGTCTGGCCATCGGTTTTGGTGCGCAGTCGCTGGTGGCGGACCTGATCACCGGTCTGTTCATCATCATCGAGGATTCCCTGGCCATCGACGACTACGTGGATGTCGGCGGTCACCTTGGTACCGTCGAGGGCCTGACCATACGCACCGTACGGCTGCGGGACATCGACGGCATCGTCCACACCATTCCGTTCAGCGAGATCAAGAGCATCAAGAACTACTCACGGGAGTTCGGCTATGCAATTTTCCGGGTGGCGATCCCCTACAACATGGCCATCGACGATGCGATCAAACTGATGCGCGATGTCGGCCAGAAGATGCGTACCGATCCACTGCAGCGGCGCAACATCTGGTCGCCGCTGGAGATCCAGGGGGTGGAGAGCTTCGAGTCCGGCAGCGCGATTCTGCGGGCCCGCTTCAAGACCGCGCCGATCAAGCAGTGGGAGGTTTCGCGGGCCTTCAACCTGGCGCTGAAACGGACCATGGACGAAGCCGGCCTGGATCTGGCGACCCCGCGCCTGAGCGTGCAGGTGGTGACGGCCGGTGGTGGTGCGCAAAGCGAACAACCGGCCAGATCCTGA
- a CDS encoding UTRA domain-containing protein yields the protein MREEAPKAVTAICQALCEQIEHGLLPGASKLPAERKLSELFSTTRITVREALLQLEAQGLIYREERRGWFVSPPRLAYNLMQRSHFHAMVSAQGRVPSTQVLSARLQPASAAVCEWLQLPALSSVIQVCRVRRIDERQVLYVEHYLNPQYFPGILEFDLNQSITELYARHYDLHYGRVRFEIVPTSLPLEAAAALRVSSGSPGLRIARVNYDQHQRLIDCDLEFWRHDAIHVGVDVL from the coding sequence ATGCGCGAAGAGGCACCAAAGGCGGTGACAGCCATCTGTCAGGCTCTGTGCGAGCAGATCGAACACGGATTGTTGCCCGGCGCAAGCAAGCTGCCGGCCGAGCGCAAGCTCAGCGAGCTGTTCAGTACCACCCGGATCACCGTGCGCGAGGCTTTGCTGCAACTGGAGGCCCAGGGGCTGATCTACCGCGAGGAACGCCGGGGCTGGTTCGTCTCGCCGCCCAGGCTGGCCTACAACCTGATGCAGCGTAGTCACTTTCACGCGATGGTCAGTGCCCAGGGCCGGGTTCCTTCCACCCAGGTCTTGTCGGCGCGGCTGCAGCCGGCGTCGGCAGCGGTGTGCGAGTGGTTGCAGTTGCCGGCGCTGTCCAGCGTGATCCAGGTCTGTCGGGTGCGGCGGATCGATGAGCGGCAGGTGCTGTATGTCGAGCACTACCTCAACCCGCAGTATTTCCCGGGGATTCTCGAGTTCGACCTGAACCAGTCGATCACCGAACTGTATGCCCGCCACTACGATTTGCACTACGGGCGGGTGCGCTTCGAAATAGTGCCGACCTCATTGCCGCTGGAGGCCGCTGCGGCGTTGCGTGTGTCGTCCGGCAGCCCGGGATTGCGGATTGCCCGGGTCAACTACGACCAGCACCAGCGGCTTATCGACTGCGACCTGGAATTCTGGCGGCATGATGCGATTCATGTCGGGGTGGATGTGCTGTAG
- a CDS encoding ABC transporter substrate-binding protein, whose amino-acid sequence MKQLFLASLLGSTIALCTSAMAADTNLQTLEAAAKKEGAVNSVGMPDDWANWAGTWKDLSDKYGLKHIDTDMSSAQEIAKFAAEKDNASADIGDVGAAFGPIATKQGVTQPYKPSTWEQVPAWAKDKDGNWALAYTGTIAFIVNKKLLHGSEVPKSWADLKTGKYKVSIGDVSTAAQAANGVLAAALANGGDEKNIQPALLMFADIAKQGRLSLANPTIATMEKGEVEVGVVWDFNGLSYKAKMASPDDYVVLIPSDGSVISGYTTIINKYAKHPNAAKLAREYIFSDAGQINLARGNARPIRAEHLTLPEDVKAKLLPNEQYKHVTPIKDADAWEKTSKALPQKWQEEVIINMQ is encoded by the coding sequence ATGAAACAGCTTTTCCTGGCATCACTGTTAGGCTCGACCATTGCCCTGTGCACCAGCGCCATGGCCGCCGATACCAATTTGCAAACGCTGGAGGCCGCCGCCAAGAAAGAAGGTGCCGTCAACAGTGTCGGCATGCCCGATGACTGGGCGAACTGGGCCGGCACCTGGAAGGACCTGAGCGACAAGTACGGCCTCAAGCACATCGACACCGATATGAGCTCGGCCCAGGAAATCGCCAAGTTCGCCGCCGAGAAAGACAACGCCAGCGCCGATATCGGCGACGTCGGCGCGGCCTTCGGCCCGATCGCGACCAAGCAGGGCGTGACCCAGCCGTACAAGCCGAGCACCTGGGAACAGGTTCCGGCCTGGGCCAAGGACAAGGACGGCAACTGGGCACTGGCCTACACCGGCACCATCGCCTTCATCGTCAACAAGAAGCTGCTGCACGGCTCCGAAGTACCGAAAAGCTGGGCTGACCTCAAGACCGGCAAGTACAAGGTTTCCATCGGTGACGTGAGCACCGCGGCCCAGGCCGCCAACGGCGTGCTGGCAGCGGCATTGGCCAACGGTGGCGACGAGAAGAACATCCAGCCGGCACTGCTGATGTTCGCCGACATCGCCAAGCAGGGCCGCCTGTCGCTCGCCAACCCGACCATCGCCACCATGGAAAAGGGTGAAGTGGAAGTCGGCGTGGTCTGGGACTTCAACGGCCTGAGCTACAAGGCCAAGATGGCCAGCCCCGATGACTACGTCGTGCTGATCCCGTCCGACGGCTCGGTGATTTCCGGCTACACCACCATCATCAACAAGTACGCCAAGCACCCGAACGCCGCCAAGCTGGCGCGTGAGTACATCTTCAGTGACGCCGGTCAGATCAACCTGGCCCGTGGCAATGCCCGTCCGATCCGCGCCGAACACCTGACCCTGCCGGAAGACGTCAAGGCCAAGCTGCTGCCTAACGAGCAGTACAAGCACGTCACCCCGATCAAGGATGCCGACGCCTGGGAGAAAACCTCCAAGGCACTGCCGCAGAAGTGGCAGGAAGAAGTCATCATCAACATGCAATAA
- a CDS encoding alkaline phosphatase family protein, with protein sequence MQHNVILVVLDGLNHEVARHAMGHLQAYAGAGRAALYKLECELPSLSRPLYECILTGVAPIHSGIVHNHVTRLSNQRSVFHYARDAGLKTAAAAYHWVSELYNRSPFVAARDRHTHNDSLPIQYGHFYWMDHYPDSHLFADAESLRLQHAPNFLLVHPMNIDDAGHKHGLDSAQYRNSARSADIILADYLQGWLDAGYQVLVTADHGMNNDRSHNGLLAEEREVPLFVLGDAFSFNPDATPRQTELCGTICTLLGVHHDKPVCRELLK encoded by the coding sequence ATGCAGCACAACGTCATCCTGGTCGTGCTCGATGGCCTGAACCACGAGGTCGCCCGCCACGCCATGGGCCATCTCCAGGCTTACGCAGGCGCAGGACGCGCAGCGCTGTACAAACTGGAATGCGAGTTGCCCTCGCTGTCACGACCGCTCTACGAATGCATTCTGACCGGTGTCGCGCCGATCCACAGCGGCATCGTGCACAACCATGTCACCCGGCTGTCGAACCAGCGCAGCGTGTTCCACTACGCCCGCGATGCCGGTCTCAAGACAGCGGCGGCGGCCTATCACTGGGTCAGCGAGTTGTACAACCGCTCGCCCTTCGTTGCGGCTCGGGATCGCCATACCCACAACGACAGCCTGCCGATCCAGTACGGACATTTCTACTGGATGGACCACTATCCCGATTCCCATCTGTTCGCCGACGCCGAAAGCCTGCGCCTGCAACATGCGCCGAACTTCCTGCTGGTGCACCCGATGAACATCGACGACGCCGGCCACAAGCATGGTCTGGACAGCGCCCAGTACCGCAACAGCGCACGCTCGGCCGACATCATCCTCGCCGACTACCTGCAAGGCTGGCTCGATGCCGGCTACCAGGTGCTGGTGACCGCCGACCATGGCATGAACAACGACCGCTCGCACAACGGCCTGCTGGCCGAAGAGCGTGAAGTCCCGCTGTTCGTGCTCGGCGACGCCTTCAGTTTCAATCCCGATGCCACGCCCCGGCAGACCGAGCTTTGCGGCACGATCTGCACACTGCTGGGCGTTCATCACGACAAACCTGTATGCCGGGAGCTGTTGAAGTGA
- a CDS encoding ABC transporter permease — MPGAVEVNSLTRGKGLALLCLVPFALFFIVFEIAPLIWVLINSLQSEENGWGLANFSKIFSSKFYLQAIQYSLEISFWSSVFGMLIALLGAYSLRRVDSRLRDFVNAFANMTSNFAGVPLAFAFIILLGFNGTITLMLKQAGIIQDFNLYSKTGLIILYTYFQIPLGVLLLYPAFDALREDWRESAALLGANGWQFWRHIGLPVLTPALLGTFVILLANALGAYATVYALTTGNFNVLPIRIAALVSGDISLDPNMASALAVILVGLMTFVTVIHQWLLKRSHHVAR, encoded by the coding sequence ATGCCGGGAGCTGTTGAAGTGAATTCACTCACCCGTGGCAAAGGGCTCGCCCTGCTCTGCCTGGTGCCTTTCGCCCTGTTCTTCATCGTATTCGAGATCGCCCCGCTGATCTGGGTGCTGATCAACAGCCTGCAATCGGAAGAAAACGGCTGGGGGCTGGCCAACTTCAGCAAGATCTTCAGTTCGAAGTTCTACCTGCAGGCGATCCAGTACAGCCTGGAGATCAGTTTCTGGTCGAGCGTGTTCGGCATGCTCATCGCCCTGCTGGGTGCCTACTCGCTGCGGCGGGTCGATTCGCGCCTGCGCGACTTCGTCAACGCCTTCGCCAACATGACCAGCAACTTTGCCGGCGTGCCGCTGGCCTTCGCGTTCATCATCCTGCTGGGCTTCAACGGCACCATCACCCTGATGCTGAAACAGGCCGGAATCATCCAGGATTTCAACCTGTACTCGAAGACCGGTCTGATCATTCTCTACACCTACTTCCAGATTCCCCTGGGCGTGCTGCTGCTCTATCCGGCCTTCGACGCACTGCGCGAAGACTGGCGCGAATCCGCCGCGCTGCTCGGCGCCAACGGCTGGCAGTTCTGGCGGCATATCGGTCTGCCGGTGCTGACCCCGGCGCTGCTGGGCACTTTCGTCATCCTGCTGGCCAACGCCCTTGGGGCCTACGCCACGGTCTACGCCCTGACCACCGGCAACTTCAACGTGCTGCCGATCCGCATCGCCGCGCTGGTGTCCGGCGACATCAGCCTCGATCCGAACATGGCCAGTGCGCTG